A single Bremerella cremea DNA region contains:
- a CDS encoding SGNH/GDSL hydrolase family protein: protein MKKWNKQRLIAISVVGLLAIGAAVFYVQYYLLRPIGSGPAGPPVAAEPFAKGWTERTVQVVGIGDSITAGRGADSPEHTFFNRMLTNPADEYADMQGKSLAAVLPNLQSENFAVSGSTSKDHLATI from the coding sequence ATGAAGAAGTGGAACAAGCAGCGGCTGATCGCGATTTCGGTGGTGGGCCTTCTCGCAATTGGGGCGGCCGTATTTTACGTGCAGTATTACCTGCTGCGTCCCATCGGCAGTGGCCCTGCTGGTCCGCCTGTAGCAGCCGAGCCGTTTGCTAAGGGCTGGACCGAACGGACTGTGCAAGTCGTCGGGATTGGCGACAGCATTACGGCGGGGCGGGGAGCCGATTCGCCTGAGCATACCTTCTTCAATCGTATGCTGACCAACCCGGCGGACGAATACGCCGATATGCAAGGGAAGTCTCTCGCTGCGGTGTTACCGAACTTGCAGTCGGAGAACTTTGCGGTTTCAGGTTCTACCTCCAAGGACCACTTGGCCACCATCTAG
- a CDS encoding YciI family protein, with protein MKYMLLVYGAESCWTPEQREACMRESMEICKELEAQGKWIASSPLESVTTAKSVQVRDGETLVTTGPFAETTEQLGGYYILDVESEQEAIEIASRIPPASKGTVEVRRLADLPE; from the coding sequence ATGAAGTACATGCTGTTGGTTTACGGGGCCGAATCTTGTTGGACGCCTGAGCAGCGTGAAGCGTGTATGCGCGAGTCGATGGAGATTTGTAAGGAGTTGGAAGCCCAAGGGAAGTGGATCGCTTCCTCTCCGCTTGAATCGGTTACCACTGCCAAAAGTGTGCAGGTGCGGGATGGCGAGACGTTGGTCACAACCGGCCCGTTTGCTGAAACGACCGAGCAGCTAGGAGGCTATTACATCCTGGATGTGGAAAGCGAGCAGGAGGCCATCGAGATTGCCAGCCGAATTCCGCCTGCGTCTAAGGGAACCGTTGAGGTTCGGCGATTAGCGGACTTGCCTGAATAA
- a CDS encoding rhodanese-like domain-containing protein, with product MRTVILLGVLVFSGMVGNSLIAADPGNPIIDYQQFIRQVDEVGKLREKRRISEEQFIEMIKDPETVLLDARSEAMYKLLHVRGAVNLSLPDFTAETLAKIIPRKETRVVIYCNNNFKNEPVAFAPKASAASLNIHSFNALHSYGYTNVYELKPLLDRHSTKIPFAGTSVQAKGNAP from the coding sequence GTGCGTACTGTGATTTTGCTAGGCGTTTTGGTGTTTTCTGGGATGGTGGGTAATTCGCTTATCGCGGCTGATCCAGGGAACCCGATCATTGATTACCAGCAATTTATTCGTCAGGTGGACGAGGTCGGCAAGTTGCGGGAGAAGCGGCGGATCTCGGAGGAGCAATTCATCGAGATGATCAAAGACCCTGAAACCGTTTTGCTCGATGCGCGAAGTGAAGCGATGTACAAGTTGCTACATGTTCGCGGAGCCGTGAATCTTTCGCTACCTGATTTCACCGCAGAGACCTTGGCGAAGATCATTCCGAGGAAAGAAACGCGGGTTGTGATTTATTGCAACAACAATTTCAAAAACGAACCGGTTGCATTTGCCCCGAAAGCTTCGGCTGCTTCGTTGAATATCCACTCGTTCAATGCGCTGCATAGCTACGGCTATACCAATGTCTATGAATTGAAACCGCTGTTGGACCGGCATTCAACCAAAATTCCCTTCGCAGGCACTTCGGTACAGGCAAAAGGAAACGCTCCCTAG
- a CDS encoding Gfo/Idh/MocA family oxidoreductase, which translates to MNPTESTRRSFLKTSAAGVAAGSLVMQPQKAQAADANSKLRIGFVGVGGRGFGAHVKSLSKIAKEGANIELVAVCDVYDANRNRAADYIEQENGGKVARYVDFREMYAKENLDAVSIGTPDHWHAIQAIEAMQGDMHVYCEKPMVKQVEEAVELVKVWKDSGKVMQVGVQGTSLPVWDAAREKVDEGMLGKILMYQTEYFRNSDIGQWRYYKLSKDMSPKTIDWKRFLGVEEGLAEDQPFDRAVFAQWRRFWEFGSGMFTDLFVHRTTQMMKATGLRYPARVTGSGGLYLEYDGREVPDVATVVAEFNEGAQGLVTATMAASETPVQQLIRGHFGSIVFDDPSFDQFSFVPERPQVTHISPTELPYEKQVIRPEKRAPKDQTKAHFENWIKAIEDNTPETCNNPPDLGAAAIVLVNLGARSYREGKIYRFDDQTMEISEADGSWSKQWEKRSKERGSASHVAGWNAGDKGSTIQNPDYQSLEGPWIDGKDPAS; encoded by the coding sequence ATGAATCCCACTGAATCGACTCGTCGATCGTTCCTCAAAACTTCCGCTGCCGGTGTCGCCGCGGGCTCGCTTGTAATGCAGCCCCAGAAGGCCCAAGCGGCCGATGCGAACTCGAAGCTAAGAATTGGCTTCGTCGGCGTTGGTGGCCGAGGCTTTGGTGCTCACGTCAAGAGCCTTTCCAAGATCGCCAAAGAAGGCGCCAATATCGAATTGGTTGCCGTGTGCGATGTGTACGATGCCAACCGCAATCGTGCTGCCGACTACATCGAACAAGAGAACGGCGGCAAGGTTGCTCGCTACGTCGACTTCCGCGAGATGTACGCCAAGGAAAACCTGGATGCCGTCAGCATCGGCACCCCAGACCATTGGCACGCCATTCAAGCCATCGAGGCAATGCAGGGGGACATGCACGTCTACTGCGAAAAGCCGATGGTCAAGCAGGTCGAAGAAGCCGTCGAACTGGTCAAAGTTTGGAAAGACTCCGGCAAGGTAATGCAGGTTGGCGTCCAGGGTACAAGTTTACCCGTTTGGGACGCTGCCCGCGAAAAAGTCGACGAAGGAATGCTCGGCAAGATCCTGATGTACCAAACCGAGTACTTCCGCAATTCCGATATCGGTCAGTGGCGGTACTATAAGCTGTCGAAAGACATGAGCCCTAAGACCATCGATTGGAAACGCTTCCTCGGTGTGGAAGAAGGCTTGGCCGAAGATCAGCCGTTCGATCGCGCTGTCTTCGCCCAGTGGCGTCGCTTCTGGGAATTCGGTTCCGGCATGTTTACCGACCTGTTTGTTCACCGCACGACTCAAATGATGAAGGCCACCGGCCTCCGTTATCCGGCCCGCGTGACCGGCAGCGGCGGTTTGTACCTGGAATACGATGGCCGCGAAGTGCCAGACGTGGCGACGGTGGTGGCAGAATTCAACGAAGGGGCTCAAGGCCTTGTCACCGCCACGATGGCCGCTTCCGAAACACCGGTCCAGCAGTTGATTCGCGGTCACTTCGGCTCGATTGTCTTCGACGATCCTTCGTTCGACCAATTCTCGTTCGTGCCCGAACGACCTCAGGTCACGCACATCAGTCCCACCGAATTGCCTTACGAAAAGCAGGTGATTCGTCCTGAAAAGCGTGCTCCGAAAGATCAAACCAAGGCCCACTTCGAGAACTGGATCAAAGCCATCGAAGACAACACGCCAGAAACGTGTAACAACCCGCCAGATCTGGGTGCGGCTGCAATTGTGCTGGTCAACCTGGGCGCGCGGAGCTACCGCGAAGGTAAGATCTATCGCTTTGACGACCAGACGATGGAAATCAGCGAAGCCGACGGCTCGTGGTCGAAGCAGTGGGAAAAGCGTTCCAAGGAACGTGGTTCCGCGTCGCACGTGGCCGGCTGGAACGCCGGCGACAAGGGTTCGACCATCCAAAACCCCGACTACCAAAGCCTGGAAGGGCCTTGGATCGACGGCAAAGACCCTGCATCTTAA
- a CDS encoding isochorismatase family protein, which yields MSLLRCLPCLFALTFTASLFAEDLSLTLRYQQQTASDSGRFHQLTRQETWKPEQTAIIVCDMWDLHSCESAVLRGQEFAPRLNDVLTKARQQGVTIIHAPSGCMKYYAEHPARQRAQQTLPATDIPEGITSWCYQIPAEEKGVYPVDQSDGGNDDTPQQHAKWAQEMESRGLNPRSPWTRQTELLTIDPDKDYISDQGDEVWSILAAGKIDNVILAGVHTNMCVLGRPFGLRQLAKNGKNVVLMRDMTDTMYNPKSWPFVSHFTGTDLIVSHIEKFVCPTVTSDQFLGGQPFRFKEDDRPHVVLVMAEDEYETNQTLPEFAAAYLGKDFRVSYAFGSATERNDIPGLAQALESADVVLLSVRRRALPTAQMEALRKFVAAGKPVIGIRTACHAFSLHGEDPPAGTQTWEKFDPEVFGGNYHGHHNNRLISQIEPIAPGKKHPILTGLPRDTFQQQGSLYKTAPLQKEAQVLLTGKIGGQPTEPVAWTFQRANGGRSFFTSLGHTTDFANPSFQRMLLNSVYWAAGVDVPEKFDLTKPTPPQKKI from the coding sequence ATGTCACTACTCCGCTGCTTGCCTTGTCTTTTCGCGTTGACGTTTACTGCATCTCTCTTCGCGGAAGATCTTTCCTTGACACTTCGCTATCAGCAGCAAACCGCGTCTGATAGTGGTCGTTTCCACCAGCTCACACGCCAGGAAACGTGGAAGCCTGAGCAAACGGCGATCATTGTTTGTGATATGTGGGATCTGCACAGCTGCGAGAGTGCGGTACTGCGTGGGCAAGAGTTTGCCCCTCGCTTGAACGATGTTCTTACCAAAGCGCGTCAGCAAGGGGTTACCATCATCCATGCTCCTAGCGGATGCATGAAATACTATGCAGAACACCCAGCCAGGCAGCGGGCCCAACAGACGCTTCCAGCCACCGATATCCCAGAGGGGATCACTTCGTGGTGCTACCAGATTCCTGCCGAAGAAAAGGGCGTCTATCCGGTCGACCAATCCGACGGCGGCAACGACGACACACCCCAGCAGCACGCCAAGTGGGCTCAAGAAATGGAATCGCGCGGACTCAACCCACGCTCGCCTTGGACTCGCCAAACCGAGCTACTGACGATCGATCCGGACAAGGATTACATCAGCGACCAGGGAGACGAAGTCTGGAGCATCTTGGCCGCAGGCAAAATCGACAACGTCATCCTCGCTGGCGTTCACACCAATATGTGCGTCCTGGGCCGCCCCTTTGGCCTGCGCCAACTTGCCAAGAACGGTAAGAACGTCGTGCTGATGCGCGACATGACCGATACGATGTACAACCCCAAGTCCTGGCCTTTCGTCAGCCACTTTACGGGGACCGACCTTATCGTTTCGCATATCGAAAAGTTTGTCTGTCCCACGGTGACCAGCGATCAATTTCTTGGTGGCCAGCCGTTTCGCTTTAAAGAGGATGATCGCCCGCACGTCGTGCTTGTGATGGCCGAAGACGAATACGAAACCAACCAAACACTACCAGAGTTTGCTGCGGCCTATCTCGGTAAGGACTTCCGCGTGAGCTATGCGTTTGGCAGTGCGACCGAGCGGAATGATATCCCCGGGCTCGCCCAGGCACTCGAATCTGCCGATGTCGTTCTGCTAAGTGTTCGCCGCCGAGCGTTACCTACCGCGCAGATGGAAGCCTTGCGGAAGTTCGTCGCAGCCGGCAAACCAGTCATCGGCATCCGTACGGCATGCCATGCGTTCAGCTTGCATGGGGAAGATCCGCCAGCCGGAACGCAAACGTGGGAAAAGTTCGATCCGGAAGTCTTCGGTGGCAATTATCACGGCCATCACAACAACCGGCTCATCTCCCAAATCGAACCGATTGCACCAGGGAAAAAGCATCCCATCTTAACCGGCCTCCCCCGAGACACCTTCCAACAACAAGGGTCGCTCTACAAGACGGCCCCATTACAAAAGGAAGCTCAGGTTCTCTTGACGGGTAAAATCGGTGGCCAACCGACCGAGCCGGTCGCGTGGACCTTTCAGCGGGCTAACGGCGGACGCTCGTTCTTCACTTCGCTCGGGCACACAACCGACTTTGCGAATCCCTCGTTCCAACGCATGCTGCTCAACAGCGTTTACTGGGCAGCCGGTGTGGACGTACCAGAGAAATTCGACCTTACCAAGCCAACGCCGCCGCAGAAGAAGATTTAA
- a CDS encoding sialidase family protein codes for MFPRYSLSRRRFLAGTAALALPVSPSWAATSPDLIRSIERETLWKNRDGKSITWFHPRACLVPRKGDKPLVLMTMQPISGSDYFGPVHWTSTADNGKTWSEPTLIPGFDRRPVAGHKGLEEGVCDVVPQYHPPTDTTLAVGHCVYYRGPKFSRGDQLSRFPMYCVRAADGTWSERKKLEWDDPRGSHIYTNNCGQRVVLPDGDILLAFTFGSSPNHRMVAAVRCAFDGKALTVKEVGPPLENKVKRGLLEPSLTQFQGRYYMTIRAEDDHGYVSVSDDGLNWEAKQPWSFDNGQPLAMSTTQQHWLTHSDALYLVYTRKAQNNRAVMRWRSPLFVCQVDPERRVLLKETERVALPLVGDGVNAPNEVALMGNFHVVNASPEESWITVGEWLPKHEARGNTLLARVAWSRPNQVLAEME; via the coding sequence ATGTTCCCTCGCTACTCCCTTTCTCGCCGCAGATTTCTCGCAGGCACAGCCGCTTTGGCGTTGCCCGTGTCGCCAAGCTGGGCCGCGACTTCTCCCGATTTGATTCGCAGTATCGAGCGTGAGACGCTGTGGAAGAATCGGGACGGTAAGTCGATCACCTGGTTTCATCCGCGGGCCTGTTTGGTTCCGCGAAAGGGAGACAAGCCCTTGGTGTTGATGACGATGCAACCGATTAGCGGTTCCGATTATTTTGGACCGGTGCATTGGACATCAACCGCAGACAACGGAAAAACCTGGTCCGAGCCGACGCTGATCCCCGGTTTCGATCGCCGACCGGTTGCCGGGCACAAGGGCCTCGAAGAAGGTGTGTGTGATGTCGTGCCGCAATATCATCCGCCAACCGACACGACGTTGGCAGTGGGGCATTGTGTTTACTATCGCGGGCCGAAGTTCTCGCGTGGCGATCAGTTATCGCGGTTCCCGATGTATTGCGTTCGCGCGGCCGATGGAACTTGGAGCGAACGCAAGAAGCTAGAGTGGGATGACCCGCGCGGTAGCCATATCTATACGAACAACTGTGGACAACGCGTGGTCCTGCCCGATGGCGACATCTTGCTGGCGTTTACCTTTGGTTCCAGTCCCAATCACCGCATGGTGGCTGCCGTGCGTTGTGCTTTCGATGGGAAGGCATTAACGGTGAAAGAAGTCGGCCCACCGCTCGAGAACAAGGTGAAGCGAGGGCTATTGGAGCCATCGCTCACGCAGTTCCAAGGCCGCTACTACATGACTATCCGAGCCGAAGACGACCATGGATACGTTTCAGTCAGCGACGATGGCCTGAACTGGGAAGCTAAGCAGCCGTGGAGCTTCGATAACGGTCAACCGTTGGCGATGTCGACCACGCAGCAGCATTGGTTGACCCATTCCGACGCCCTGTATTTGGTTTACACCCGCAAGGCTCAAAACAATCGTGCCGTCATGCGCTGGCGTTCTCCCTTGTTCGTGTGTCAGGTCGATCCCGAGCGACGCGTGCTGTTGAAAGAAACCGAACGCGTGGCGTTGCCCCTGGTCGGCGATGGGGTGAATGCCCCGAACGAAGTCGCGTTGATGGGCAACTTTCACGTGGTGAACGCTTCCCCGGAAGAGTCGTGGATTACCGTCGGCGAGTGGTTGCCCAAGCACGAGGCTCGCGGCAACACTCTGCTCGCGCGGGTAGCCTGGTCTCGGCCCAATCAAGTATTGGCGGAAATGGAATGA
- the panB gene encoding 3-methyl-2-oxobutanoate hydroxymethyltransferase has product MSTQPAKSTRLTVPQFVARKSEGKKLSVLTAYDYPTARLIDEAGIDAILVGDTLSMVVQGHDSTIPVTLDEMIYHAKMVTRAVANALVIVDMPFPSNLLGVHEAIRNAGRILKETGAQAVKLEGGADQAEVISGLVNAGIPVMAHIGLRPQLVHQMGGYKVQRDHERLMNDAQAAADAGAFSIVLECIPQEYAAEITKLIPIPTIGIGAGASCDGQVLVMHDMLGLTSGHVPRFVKQYANIRESISNAVRQYCEEVQAGDFPGPEHSFR; this is encoded by the coding sequence ATGTCCACGCAACCCGCTAAGAGCACCCGGCTAACCGTTCCTCAGTTTGTCGCCCGCAAGTCGGAAGGCAAGAAGCTATCGGTCCTCACAGCTTACGACTACCCTACGGCCCGTCTCATCGATGAGGCCGGTATCGACGCCATTTTGGTGGGCGATACCTTATCGATGGTCGTCCAAGGGCACGATTCGACGATACCTGTGACGCTGGACGAGATGATCTATCACGCCAAGATGGTCACGCGGGCCGTTGCCAATGCGTTGGTTATTGTCGACATGCCGTTCCCTTCCAATTTGCTGGGTGTGCATGAAGCGATTCGTAACGCCGGTCGCATCCTTAAAGAGACCGGTGCCCAGGCCGTCAAGCTGGAAGGTGGGGCCGATCAGGCCGAAGTGATTTCTGGCTTAGTTAACGCCGGCATCCCGGTTATGGCGCACATCGGCTTGCGGCCGCAACTGGTTCACCAGATGGGTGGCTACAAAGTCCAACGCGACCACGAGCGCCTGATGAACGATGCTCAAGCGGCAGCCGACGCTGGTGCGTTTAGCATTGTGCTGGAATGTATTCCGCAAGAATACGCCGCTGAAATCACCAAGCTCATTCCTATTCCCACCATTGGGATTGGCGCTGGGGCTTCGTGCGACGGACAAGTCTTGGTGATGCACGACATGCTGGGGCTCACCTCGGGGCATGTCCCCCGCTTCGTGAAGCAATACGCCAATATTCGCGAATCGATCTCAAATGCCGTCCGCCAATATTGCGAAGAAGTTCAAGCGGGCGACTTCCCTGGCCCCGAACATTCGTTTCGTTAA